In Nonomuraea sp. NBC_00507, the following are encoded in one genomic region:
- a CDS encoding CsbD family protein: MSVRWEINNKVQALKGWVRQRLGRATGNQRHQAAGKTDRVVGHLEQPDGRVNDAPKPPR, from the coding sequence ATGAGTGTGCGATGGGAGATCAACAACAAGGTACAGGCCCTCAAGGGCTGGGTCAGGCAGCGCCTTGGCCGCGCCACCGGTAACCAGCGTCACCAGGCTGCGGGCAAGACCGATCGGGTCGTGGGCCATCTGGAGCAGCCCGATGGGAGGGTCAACGACGCCCCTAAACCACCACGGTAG
- a CDS encoding UBP-type zinc finger domain-containing protein, with amino-acid sequence MPAGSLSPQMMRLAGIACVRRLADHLDWWVSSRRSLRRCHREGVVMTLDAQGTNATDRAGLNGQASRCDHVDQLPAVEYGPPECKECLALGQTWTRLLVCLTCGWVACSDDSRGGHVRAHYQETDHPVVATLEPRSTWRWCYVHRRLGLHAACPRLVSTGKGHGSWRWTDQRGSASRPDGRAER; translated from the coding sequence ATGCCGGCAGGCTCGCTATCGCCGCAGATGATGAGGTTAGCTGGGATTGCGTGTGTCCGCCGGCTCGCTGATCACCTTGACTGGTGGGTGAGCAGTCGGCGCAGCTTGCGTCGCTGTCACCGTGAGGGGGTCGTCATGACCCTGGACGCACAAGGAACGAACGCGACCGACCGCGCAGGCCTGAACGGTCAGGCCTCGCGCTGCGATCACGTCGATCAGCTCCCGGCTGTGGAGTACGGACCACCCGAATGCAAGGAATGTCTAGCCCTCGGCCAGACCTGGACGCGGTTGCTGGTCTGCCTGACCTGCGGGTGGGTAGCCTGTTCCGACGATTCACGGGGCGGCCACGTCCGCGCCCACTACCAGGAGACCGACCACCCGGTGGTCGCCACCCTGGAACCAAGGTCGACATGGCGCTGGTGCTACGTGCACCGCCGTCTGGGACTCCACGCCGCGTGTCCGCGGCTGGTGTCCACCGGCAAAGGTCACGGCTCATGGAGGTGGACGGACCAACGAGGGTCCGCGTCCCGGCCCGATGGCCGAGCTGAGCGGTGA
- a CDS encoding transglutaminase-like domain-containing protein has translation MYVAAVNTSTVFQIEPEDAGPVSLVGQQWSSEPQLRIRRYRDLYGNLCARAVLPTGRSSLRYEAVALVPDATEDADEQAPELPPEELPDGVLIYTLPSRYCLPDMLGDEAWSRFGAVPAGFPRAQAICDHVHRHLTFRYGSSGPLSTAVDVNTSGFGVCRDFTHLAISFCRALNIPARYVFGYLPDVDVPPDPAPMDFAAWMEVWLGDRWWTFDPRNNRRRKGRIVIGRGRDASDVAMVTTFGAPLLESMIVYAEEVLA, from the coding sequence GTGTACGTCGCCGCGGTCAATACCTCGACGGTCTTCCAGATAGAACCGGAGGACGCGGGGCCGGTCAGTCTCGTCGGACAGCAGTGGTCGTCGGAGCCGCAGCTGCGCATCCGCCGCTACCGCGACTTATACGGCAACCTGTGCGCACGAGCAGTACTCCCCACGGGGCGGTCCTCGCTGCGCTATGAAGCCGTGGCACTCGTGCCCGACGCGACCGAGGATGCCGATGAACAGGCGCCGGAACTGCCGCCGGAAGAATTACCCGACGGGGTCCTCATCTACACTCTGCCCAGCCGCTACTGCCTGCCCGACATGCTAGGCGACGAAGCCTGGTCGCGCTTCGGCGCCGTTCCCGCCGGATTTCCCCGTGCACAGGCGATCTGCGACCACGTCCATCGCCACCTGACCTTTCGCTATGGCAGCAGTGGCCCGTTGTCGACGGCGGTTGATGTCAACACCTCCGGGTTCGGCGTCTGCCGCGACTTCACTCACCTGGCGATCTCGTTCTGCCGGGCACTCAACATCCCGGCTCGCTATGTTTTCGGCTACTTGCCGGATGTAGATGTCCCGCCGGACCCGGCGCCCATGGACTTCGCCGCTTGGATGGAGGTGTGGCTGGGGGATCGGTGGTGGACCTTCGATCCGCGCAACAACCGCAGGCGCAAGGGCCGCATCGTGATCGGACGTGGACGGGACGCATCCGACGTGGCCATGGTCACCACCTTCGGCGCACCACTACTGGAGTCGATGATCGTGTACGCGGAGGAGGTGCTGGCATGA
- a CDS encoding DUF1707 and DUF4870 domain-containing protein produces the protein MVEHVKAAYAEGRFDKLEFDDRLERAMTARTHGDLMPIMTELYGTQVAPQLAPRPAPVRPQPITGAPESNERLGAAAAHLLVLLGIPIAGPLILLLTGGKTSPYIRRHALEALNFQITVVGATFLLPITVIGIVLVPVIWVASVVLAIVGGVSALSESNFRYPMTIRLVK, from the coding sequence GTGGTCGAGCACGTCAAGGCGGCGTACGCGGAAGGCCGCTTCGACAAGCTCGAGTTCGACGACCGGCTGGAGCGCGCGATGACCGCGCGTACCCACGGGGACCTGATGCCCATCATGACCGAGCTGTACGGCACCCAGGTCGCGCCCCAGCTCGCCCCGCGGCCGGCTCCGGTGCGTCCGCAGCCGATCACCGGCGCGCCGGAGAGCAACGAGCGCCTCGGCGCGGCCGCCGCCCACCTCCTCGTCCTTCTCGGGATTCCGATCGCGGGCCCGTTGATTCTGCTGCTCACCGGCGGCAAGACGTCGCCCTACATTCGCAGGCACGCACTGGAAGCGCTCAACTTCCAGATCACGGTGGTCGGCGCGACATTCTTGCTGCCGATCACCGTGATCGGCATCGTGCTGGTGCCGGTCATTTGGGTCGCGTCCGTCGTGCTCGCCATCGTCGGCGGCGTCTCCGCACTCTCGGAGAGCAACTTCCGCTATCCCATGACCATTCGCCTGGTCAAATGA
- a CDS encoding septal ring lytic transglycosylase RlpA family protein: MGTAVLATASSAAWAALANDDFPKHTAASAAAAQGSAPSTGPAAANEAARQSAPKTPSPAPKPPSAALPNPTKPAEQSVKPTDQPAKPTEASAKPSQQPVKAKTEPAKPKVRVLSSGSCGASFYDEPQMTASGERFNPSAMTAAHKTLPLGSKVRVTNPNTGESVTVRINDRGPYIGGRCLDLSAAAFSAIGNTGAGVMRVRYEVLAR, translated from the coding sequence GTGGGGACCGCCGTCCTCGCCACCGCCTCGTCCGCCGCATGGGCGGCCCTCGCCAACGACGACTTCCCCAAGCACACCGCCGCCTCTGCCGCAGCAGCCCAGGGATCGGCCCCCAGCACCGGACCGGCGGCGGCCAACGAAGCCGCCCGCCAATCCGCCCCGAAGACCCCCTCCCCCGCCCCCAAGCCGCCGTCGGCCGCCCTCCCGAACCCGACCAAACCCGCGGAACAATCGGTGAAGCCGACTGATCAGCCGGCCAAGCCCACCGAGGCGTCGGCCAAGCCCTCGCAGCAGCCGGTCAAGGCCAAGACCGAGCCCGCGAAGCCCAAGGTCCGCGTCCTGTCGTCCGGCTCATGCGGCGCCTCGTTCTATGACGAACCCCAGATGACGGCCAGCGGCGAGCGCTTCAACCCCTCCGCCATGACCGCCGCCCACAAGACCCTCCCCCTGGGCAGCAAGGTCCGCGTGACGAACCCCAACACCGGCGAATCGGTCACGGTCCGCATCAACGACCGGGGTCCGTACATCGGCGGTCGCTGCCTCGACCTCTCCGCCGCCGCCTTCTCCGCCATCGGCAACACCGGCGCGGGCGTCATGAGGGTCAGGTATGAGGTCCTGGCCCGCTGA
- a CDS encoding ATP-dependent DNA ligase: MLLIDVVRVSEAVTRTSARLGKIAHLAELLGRVGPDEAEIAISYLSGELPQRQVGVGWRTLEDLPEPKLAATATLTTVDALLTRIKAVSGPGSQAARRALVAELFAGLTSQEQQFMRRLLHGELRQGALDGVMIEAVAKASGAPSADVRRALTLRGWLPAVGAAALSGGVVALHAFRLEVGRAVAPMLAGSAPNVAAALDKAGTPAALEWKLDGIRVQAHRSGSEVKVFTRTLDDITPQVPELVEAVLEMPSEDLVLDGEVIALRPDGRPHPFQVTASRAGSKTNVAQLREQTPLSVFFFDALRVDGADLLDLTYAQRQEALARTVPQGLLTPRLVTGDVSEAEKFFTDVVKAGHEGLVVKSLSSPYAAGRRGAGWIKVKPRHTLDLVVLAAEWGHGRREGKLSNLHLGARDPEGGFVMLGKTFKGLTDELLAWQTARFLELAEGPTDTWTVNVRPELVVEIAFDGVQRSPRYPGGMALRFARVLRYRLDKRVEDADTVETVRSLMF, translated from the coding sequence GTGCTTCTGATCGACGTGGTGCGAGTTTCCGAGGCGGTGACGCGCACGTCCGCCAGGCTTGGCAAGATCGCCCACCTGGCGGAGTTGCTGGGCCGGGTCGGCCCGGACGAGGCGGAGATCGCGATCTCCTACCTTTCTGGCGAGCTGCCGCAGCGGCAGGTGGGCGTCGGCTGGCGCACACTGGAGGACCTGCCCGAGCCCAAACTGGCCGCCACCGCCACACTGACCACGGTCGACGCGTTGCTGACGAGGATCAAGGCCGTCTCAGGCCCGGGCTCACAGGCGGCGCGCAGGGCCCTGGTGGCCGAGCTGTTCGCCGGGCTGACGAGCCAGGAGCAGCAGTTCATGCGCCGGCTGCTGCATGGCGAGCTGCGGCAGGGCGCGCTCGACGGCGTCATGATCGAAGCGGTGGCCAAGGCGTCCGGCGCGCCGTCGGCGGACGTGCGGCGCGCGCTGACCTTGCGCGGCTGGCTCCCCGCTGTCGGCGCGGCCGCGCTGAGCGGTGGGGTGGTGGCGCTGCACGCGTTCCGCTTGGAGGTGGGCCGGGCGGTCGCCCCCATGCTGGCCGGCAGCGCGCCCAACGTCGCCGCGGCCCTGGACAAGGCGGGCACGCCGGCGGCGCTGGAGTGGAAGCTCGATGGCATACGCGTTCAGGCCCACCGCTCCGGCTCCGAGGTGAAAGTCTTCACCCGTACGCTCGACGACATCACGCCGCAAGTGCCCGAGTTGGTCGAGGCCGTGCTGGAGATGCCGTCGGAGGATCTGGTGCTGGACGGTGAGGTGATCGCGCTGCGCCCCGACGGCCGCCCGCACCCGTTCCAGGTCACGGCGAGCCGGGCCGGCAGCAAGACCAACGTCGCCCAGTTGCGCGAGCAGACGCCGCTGAGCGTGTTCTTCTTCGACGCGCTGCGCGTAGACGGCGCCGACCTGCTCGATCTCACCTATGCGCAACGGCAGGAGGCGCTGGCCCGCACGGTCCCGCAGGGCCTGCTGACGCCGCGGCTGGTCACGGGGGACGTGTCGGAGGCGGAGAAGTTCTTCACCGATGTGGTGAAGGCCGGCCATGAGGGCCTGGTGGTGAAGTCCCTGTCGTCCCCCTACGCGGCGGGCCGCCGGGGCGCAGGCTGGATCAAGGTCAAGCCCCGCCACACCCTCGACCTGGTGGTCCTGGCCGCCGAGTGGGGCCATGGCCGGCGCGAGGGCAAGCTGTCCAACCTCCACCTGGGCGCCCGGGATCCGGAGGGCGGCTTCGTGATGCTCGGCAAGACCTTCAAGGGCCTGACGGACGAGCTGCTGGCCTGGCAGACCGCGCGTTTCCTGGAGCTGGCCGAAGGGCCGACCGACACCTGGACGGTCAACGTCCGGCCCGAGTTGGTGGTGGAGATCGCCTTCGACGGCGTCCAGCGCTCGCCCCGCTATCCGGGCGGCATGGCCCTGCGCTTCGCCCGGGTCCTGCGCTACCGCCTGGACAAGCGGGTGGAGGACGCCGACACGGTGGAAACGGTCCGCTCCCTCATGTTCTGA
- a CDS encoding FKBP-type peptidyl-prolyl cis-trans isomerase encodes MALEKPEIDFPEGNPPTDLEIVDLVEGDGPEAKPGHRVRVHYVGVAFSTGEEFDASWNRGDAFEFPLGGGRVIAGWDQGVAGMKVGGRRKLVIPPHLGYGSRGAGARIKPNETLIFVVDLLGVS; translated from the coding sequence GTGGCACTCGAAAAGCCCGAGATCGACTTCCCCGAAGGCAACCCGCCCACCGACCTGGAGATCGTCGACCTGGTGGAGGGCGACGGCCCGGAGGCCAAGCCCGGGCATCGCGTCCGCGTCCACTACGTGGGCGTCGCCTTCTCGACCGGGGAGGAGTTCGACGCCTCGTGGAACCGCGGGGACGCGTTCGAGTTCCCGCTCGGCGGGGGGCGCGTCATCGCGGGCTGGGACCAGGGGGTCGCCGGCATGAAGGTCGGTGGCCGGCGCAAGCTCGTCATCCCGCCGCACCTGGGGTACGGCAGCCGGGGCGCGGGCGCGCGCATCAAGCCGAACGAGACGCTCATCTTCGTCGTCGACCTGCTCGGCGTCAGCTGA
- a CDS encoding SDR family NAD(P)-dependent oxidoreductase, with product MTAITPDAILLTGRVAVVTGAARGIGLAIAETFAAFGAHVASCDRDTPHAEVAMTLDVRDQAAVEVFAQAVRERWGRVDVLVNNAGGTFHAAFADTSPRGEQTLIEENFTQVTGMIRHLLPMMLPGSSIINVTSSEAHQAAPGFAVYAAMKAALESLTKSLALELAPRGIRVNAIAPDALPTEGEAGVREHMLAHPLPYEPVRNPPLGHLGDPADAAGAAVFLASDLARFVTGTTVHVDGGIHAAGGWRRTEP from the coding sequence ATGACCGCCATCACACCCGACGCGATCCTGCTCACCGGGCGCGTCGCCGTGGTCACCGGGGCGGCCCGGGGCATCGGGCTGGCGATCGCGGAGACGTTCGCCGCGTTCGGTGCCCACGTCGCGAGCTGCGACCGTGACACGCCGCACGCCGAGGTGGCGATGACGCTCGACGTGCGCGACCAGGCGGCGGTGGAGGTGTTCGCCCAGGCCGTACGGGAACGGTGGGGCCGCGTCGACGTGCTGGTCAACAACGCGGGTGGCACTTTCCACGCCGCGTTCGCCGACACCTCACCGCGCGGCGAGCAGACCCTCATCGAAGAGAACTTCACGCAGGTCACCGGCATGATCCGGCATCTGTTGCCGATGATGCTCCCCGGCTCCTCGATCATCAATGTGACGTCGAGCGAGGCCCATCAGGCGGCGCCGGGATTCGCGGTGTACGCGGCGATGAAGGCCGCCCTGGAGAGCCTGACGAAGTCCCTGGCCCTGGAGCTGGCGCCCAGGGGCATCAGAGTGAACGCGATCGCGCCCGACGCGCTGCCGACCGAGGGTGAGGCGGGTGTGCGCGAGCACATGCTGGCGCACCCGCTGCCCTACGAGCCGGTACGCAATCCGCCCCTCGGCCACCTCGGCGACCCCGCGGACGCGGCGGGGGCGGCCGTGTTCCTGGCGAGCGACCTGGCGCGGTTCGTCACGGGGACGACGGTGCACGTGGACGGCGGCATCCACGCGGCCGGCGGCTGGCGGCGCACCGAACCCTGA
- a CDS encoding GuaB1 family IMP dehydrogenase-related protein: MKFLNGLEPHHDLTYSDVFMVPSRSSIGSRLTVDLSTHDGTGTTIPVVVANMTAVAGRRMAETVARRGGLAVIPQDIPLDVVANVVDWVKKRDLVHDTPLTLTPHDTVGEALQLLPKRAHNAIIVVDWDNRPVGVVTDADCQGVDMYTQLSQVMSSELLTLPAGLDPRTAFDRLHEGRHRLAPIVDADGRLVGILTRTGALRATLYQPAVDAQGRLRIAAAVGVNGDVAAKAKELLQAGIDGLVVDTAHGHQEKMLSALRSVKALDPGVPVAAGNVVTAGGVRDLVDAGADIIKVGVGPGAMCTTRMMTGVGRPQFSAVLECSAEARRLGRHVWADGGVRHPRDVALALAAGAANVMIGSWFAGTYESPGDTHTDANGRKYKENYGMASARAVRLRTAEDSAFERARKALFEEGISTSRMYLDPKRPSVEDQIDAIVAGLRSACTYAGASDLEEFHAQAVVGIQSSSGYAEGMPLHQSW, encoded by the coding sequence GTGAAATTCCTTAATGGCCTCGAGCCGCACCACGATCTGACCTACAGCGACGTATTCATGGTCCCGTCGCGCTCCTCGATCGGATCACGGCTCACAGTCGACCTGTCCACCCACGACGGCACCGGCACGACCATCCCCGTCGTCGTGGCCAACATGACCGCGGTCGCCGGCCGGCGCATGGCCGAGACCGTGGCCCGGCGGGGCGGCCTCGCCGTGATCCCGCAGGACATACCGCTGGACGTCGTGGCGAACGTCGTCGACTGGGTCAAGAAGCGCGACCTCGTCCACGACACGCCGCTGACGCTGACGCCGCACGACACCGTGGGCGAGGCACTGCAGCTCCTGCCCAAGCGGGCGCACAACGCGATCATCGTGGTCGACTGGGACAACCGGCCCGTCGGCGTCGTCACCGACGCCGACTGCCAGGGCGTGGACATGTACACGCAGCTGTCGCAGGTCATGTCGAGCGAACTGCTGACGCTGCCGGCCGGCCTCGATCCGCGGACCGCGTTCGACCGGCTGCACGAGGGCCGGCACCGGCTGGCGCCCATCGTGGACGCCGACGGGCGGCTGGTCGGCATCCTCACCCGCACCGGCGCGCTGCGCGCCACCCTCTACCAGCCCGCGGTCGACGCCCAGGGACGGCTGCGCATCGCGGCGGCGGTCGGCGTGAACGGCGACGTGGCCGCCAAGGCGAAGGAGCTGCTGCAGGCCGGGATCGACGGCCTGGTCGTGGACACCGCGCACGGCCACCAGGAGAAGATGCTCTCCGCCCTGCGCTCCGTCAAGGCCCTCGACCCCGGCGTGCCCGTCGCGGCGGGCAACGTGGTGACCGCGGGCGGCGTACGCGACCTGGTGGACGCCGGGGCCGACATCATCAAGGTGGGGGTGGGCCCGGGCGCCATGTGCACGACGCGGATGATGACCGGGGTGGGGCGGCCGCAGTTCTCCGCCGTGCTCGAGTGCTCCGCCGAGGCCCGCCGGCTGGGGCGGCACGTGTGGGCGGACGGCGGCGTGCGCCACCCGCGCGACGTGGCGCTGGCGCTGGCCGCCGGGGCGGCGAACGTGATGATCGGGTCGTGGTTCGCCGGCACGTACGAGTCGCCGGGCGACACCCACACCGACGCGAACGGGCGCAAGTACAAGGAGAACTACGGCATGGCCTCCGCGCGGGCCGTGCGGCTCAGGACGGCCGAGGACTCGGCGTTCGAGCGGGCCAGGAAGGCGTTGTTCGAGGAGGGCATCTCGACGTCCAGGATGTACCTGGATCCGAAGCGGCCCAGCGTGGAGGACCAGATCGACGCGATCGTGGCGGGGCTGCGGTCGGCGTGCACGTACGCGGGGGCCTCGGATCTGGAGGAGTTCCACGCGCAGGCGGTCGTGGGGATCCAGAGCTCGTCGGGGTACGCCGAGGGGATGCCGTTGCACCAGAGCTGGTGA
- a CDS encoding GyrI-like domain-containing protein, producing the protein MDVTERAELTVVGYVIRTTNADEMDPARAKLPALWQRAGAPGAFAHVPGRVDENLYAVLTDYESDHNGAYTQIVGIGVRTVPRLPEGMVAVRVPAGQALRVEARGPMPQSLVEAWQRVWKHTESGGTPSRSYTTDLEVHHPQGADLYIAI; encoded by the coding sequence GTGGATGTCACCGAACGGGCCGAGTTGACCGTCGTCGGCTACGTCATACGCACCACCAATGCCGACGAGATGGATCCGGCACGGGCCAAGCTGCCGGCGTTGTGGCAGCGGGCCGGCGCGCCCGGGGCCTTCGCGCATGTGCCCGGCCGCGTCGATGAAAACCTTTATGCCGTGCTGACCGACTACGAAAGCGACCATAACGGGGCCTACACGCAGATCGTCGGCATCGGCGTGCGCACGGTGCCGCGGCTGCCCGAGGGCATGGTGGCCGTGCGGGTGCCCGCCGGGCAGGCGCTGAGGGTGGAGGCGCGCGGGCCGATGCCGCAGTCGCTCGTCGAGGCGTGGCAGCGGGTGTGGAAGCACACCGAGTCGGGCGGCACGCCGTCGCGTTCGTACACGACGGACCTCGAAGTGCATCACCCGCAGGGCGCGGACCTCTACATCGCCATCTAG
- a CDS encoding TetR/AcrR family transcriptional regulator, whose amino-acid sequence MPSDTKSRILEVARELFVQQGVQNTSLRQISERLGITKPALYYHFASREDLVRSIVQPMVEDVERFVATREPGGDARELLEDYFELTWRHREVIVMMVREMSTLGYLDLGTRMFEWRRTLVRLLFGPEVTLEQQIRATVALGGMSDCSAEYAHLPMEQVKPTAVEAAAAALDLS is encoded by the coding sequence ATGCCCAGCGATACCAAGTCCCGCATCCTGGAGGTGGCCCGCGAGCTGTTCGTCCAGCAGGGCGTGCAGAACACGAGCCTGCGCCAGATCTCCGAACGGCTGGGCATCACCAAGCCCGCGCTCTACTACCACTTCGCCTCGCGCGAGGACCTGGTGCGCAGCATCGTCCAGCCGATGGTCGAGGACGTGGAGCGGTTCGTGGCCACGCGGGAGCCGGGGGGCGACGCGCGGGAGCTGCTCGAGGACTACTTCGAGCTGACCTGGCGGCACCGCGAGGTGATCGTCATGATGGTGCGGGAGATGTCCACGCTGGGCTACCTGGACCTGGGCACGCGCATGTTCGAGTGGCGGCGCACGCTGGTCCGCCTGCTGTTCGGGCCGGAGGTCACCCTCGAGCAGCAGATCCGGGCGACGGTGGCGCTCGGCGGGATGTCGGACTGCTCCGCCGAGTATGCGCACCTGCCGATGGAGCAGGTCAAACCGACGGCCGTCGAGGCGGCGGCCGCCGCGCTCGACCTTTCCTAG
- a CDS encoding FAD-dependent monooxygenase, whose protein sequence is MRVLISGASIAGPALAYWLTRYGFAVTVVERAPALRKTGGHAIDLFRPAMDIVERMGVLEQVVAKKTGLEHLTVHRVGYDRPIRLEVRRLMAAVSDRHVEIMRDDLSEIFYDATRDDVEYVFGDSIASISDDGEVTFDSGRAARFDLVIGADGLHSNVRRLVFGPESAFSTWIGGYLAVVSVPNFLGLDGRMEAIAGVGRMAGMGAPHMADARAVFLFRTPEPLDYHHRDVAAQKGFLREHFDGMGWEVPRIMAELDDTPAFYFDSITQLRLDTWSRGRVTLVGDAGYCPGPAVGGSTSLAVVGAYILAGELAAHGGDHTRAFPAYEAEIGDYVRRSRTFAVNAAKRIVPGSRFELWALGAAVGLVTHLPAALTRAATKITSKGVRLHDSIRLKDYSAHEIRRAPLRPAASPPPPGTTPTPRGR, encoded by the coding sequence ATGAGAGTCCTCATCTCCGGCGCGAGCATCGCGGGACCGGCTCTCGCCTACTGGCTCACCCGGTACGGGTTCGCCGTCACCGTCGTGGAGCGCGCCCCGGCCCTGCGTAAGACGGGCGGGCACGCGATCGACCTGTTCAGGCCGGCGATGGACATCGTCGAGCGGATGGGCGTCCTGGAGCAGGTCGTGGCCAAGAAGACCGGCCTCGAGCACCTGACGGTCCACAGGGTCGGCTACGACCGCCCCATCCGCCTGGAGGTGCGCCGGCTGATGGCGGCCGTCTCCGACCGGCACGTCGAGATCATGCGCGACGACCTGAGTGAAATCTTCTACGACGCCACCCGCGACGACGTCGAGTACGTCTTCGGCGACTCGATCGCCTCGATCTCCGACGACGGCGAGGTGACCTTCGACAGCGGGCGGGCGGCCCGCTTCGACCTGGTGATCGGTGCGGACGGCCTGCACTCCAACGTGCGCCGCCTGGTCTTCGGTCCCGAGTCCGCATTCTCCACCTGGATCGGCGGCTACCTCGCCGTGGTCTCGGTCCCCAACTTCCTGGGCCTCGACGGCCGCATGGAGGCCATCGCGGGGGTGGGCAGGATGGCCGGCATGGGCGCGCCGCACATGGCCGATGCGCGGGCGGTGTTCCTGTTCAGGACGCCGGAGCCGCTCGACTACCACCACAGGGACGTGGCCGCGCAGAAGGGGTTTCTGCGGGAGCACTTCGACGGGATGGGCTGGGAGGTGCCGAGGATCATGGCGGAGCTGGACGACACCCCCGCGTTCTACTTCGACTCGATCACCCAGCTCCGCCTGGACACCTGGTCACGCGGCCGGGTGACGCTGGTGGGCGACGCCGGCTACTGCCCGGGGCCCGCCGTCGGCGGCAGCACGAGCCTGGCCGTCGTGGGGGCGTACATCCTGGCGGGGGAGCTGGCCGCGCACGGCGGCGACCACACGCGGGCCTTCCCCGCCTACGAGGCGGAAATCGGCGACTACGTGCGCCGCAGCCGCACGTTCGCCGTCAACGCGGCCAAACGCATCGTCCCGGGCAGCCGCTTCGAGCTCTGGGCGCTCGGCGCGGCCGTGGGGCTGGTCACGCATCTGCCGGCCGCGCTGACCAGGGCCGCCACCAAGATCACCAGCAAGGGCGTGCGCCTGCACGACTCGATCCGGCTGAAGGACTACTCCGCGCACGAGATCAGGCGAGCACCCCTTCGCCCCGCAGCTTCTCCGCCTCCCCCTGGGACAACCCCCACTCCGAGAGGTCGGTGA
- a CDS encoding CaiB/BaiF CoA transferase family protein — protein MSEVRRGPLAGVRVLELAGLAPGPFAGMMLADHGAEVLRVDRVKAVSDEPRRDVMDRGKRTIGLDLKAPEGVAAFKKLARHADVVIEVFRPGVAERLGIGPADLHAVNERLIYGRMTGWGQDGPLASTAGHDIDYIAISGILSMLGRDGNKPTPPINILGDFAGGGLMLAYGVLLALFERERTGKGRVIDAAMVDGASVLFAMFYQGVQSGFWGPRGTNLLDTGAPQYDTYETADGLHVAVGALEPQFWDTMVSLMGLTDLPDRNDRAQWPALKARLAAEFKTRTRAEWEELFEGSDACVSPVLSMSEAAAHPHNVARGSFAEVGGVTMPVPAPRLLGAAGPDLSPATRLTDLSEWGLSQGEAEKLRGEGVLA, from the coding sequence ATGTCTGAAGTTCGCCGAGGCCCGCTGGCCGGAGTCCGCGTGCTGGAGCTCGCGGGCCTGGCCCCCGGGCCGTTCGCGGGGATGATGCTGGCCGACCACGGCGCCGAGGTGCTGCGGGTGGATCGGGTCAAGGCGGTCTCCGACGAGCCGCGCAGGGATGTCATGGATCGGGGCAAGCGCACGATCGGGCTGGACTTGAAGGCACCCGAGGGCGTGGCCGCGTTCAAGAAGCTGGCCAGGCACGCCGACGTGGTGATCGAGGTGTTCCGGCCCGGCGTGGCCGAGCGGCTCGGCATCGGCCCGGCCGACCTGCACGCGGTGAACGAGCGCCTGATCTACGGCCGGATGACCGGCTGGGGCCAGGACGGGCCGCTGGCCTCGACAGCCGGGCACGACATCGACTACATCGCGATCTCCGGCATCCTGTCGATGCTGGGACGCGACGGGAACAAGCCGACCCCGCCGATCAACATCCTGGGCGACTTCGCCGGCGGTGGGCTCATGCTGGCGTACGGGGTGCTGCTGGCCCTGTTCGAGCGGGAGCGCACCGGGAAGGGCCGGGTGATCGACGCGGCCATGGTGGACGGGGCGTCGGTGCTGTTCGCGATGTTCTACCAGGGCGTGCAGAGCGGCTTCTGGGGGCCGCGCGGCACGAATCTGCTGGACACGGGAGCCCCGCAGTACGACACGTACGAGACCGCCGACGGGCTGCACGTGGCCGTGGGAGCGCTGGAGCCGCAGTTCTGGGACACGATGGTGTCCTTGATGGGCCTGACGGATCTGCCCGACAGGAACGACCGGGCCCAGTGGCCCGCGCTGAAGGCCCGCCTGGCCGCGGAGTTCAAGACCAGGACGCGGGCCGAGTGGGAGGAGCTCTTCGAGGGCTCCGACGCGTGCGTCTCGCCCGTCTTGTCCATGTCGGAGGCCGCCGCCCACCCGCACAACGTCGCGCGCGGCAGCTTCGCCGAGGTCGGCGGCGTCACCATGCCCGTGCCCGCGCCCCGCCTGCTGGGCGCCGCCGGCCCCGACCTGTCGCCGGCCACCCGGCTCACCGACCTCTCGGAGTGGGGGTTGTCCCAGGGGGAGGCGGAGAAGCTGCGGGGCGAAGGGGTGCTCGCCTGA